The proteins below come from a single Oerskovia jenensis genomic window:
- a CDS encoding cytochrome c oxidase assembly protein, with protein MTATAPRSTPGTAPDRVAQPATRDADLAPRNPWWLVLAGPAAVVVAILSVVAAGAFSGAFQALAGFADPGTAARWGLPISTTLTELAIALTIGSLVLAACVLPAGPPLRKALGVAGAAAAVWAVLTVVQTILRYSVLSSMPVTSVGFGDQLAAFVTQISLGRSLLGVIVVAALTSACAFAVRTATGALWTALLAISALAFQANTGHTAGAASHELAISSMFLHLGGAALWIGGLGVLAIVRLRGGLDRTAFASSVSRYSSIAGWSFVAVAVSGVANAWIRLGGVAGLSTDYGVLILTKVGLIVVLGAIGFAHRELVVRRLQGVGGPARGPRTTSTSAGTATATGEQGAAAGSAVGPGKNAGPGATGQRGPAAAGKGRPQAAAEKAATWLFWRLVAVELLVMGAVSGVAVALGSTAPPVPDEPIALPTPAELVTGHPLPPEPDLGRWFTEWRWDLLPAFACVAALVVYLRWVRRLAKRGDRWPIGRTISWTLGIVVLFWVTNGGPAVYGHVLFSAHMVQHMVLAMVVPIFLVLAAPVTLLLRAVPVRKDGSRGPREWVLALVTSRWGQFFANPIVAAINFAGSMIVFYYTPAFELAMTTYVGHLAMILHFTLAGYLFANALVGIDPGPQRPGWPQRLLLLLVTMAFHAFFGVSLTTGTQLLVPEWFGLMGHDWGITAIADQQRGGGVAWGIGELPTLSLAIVVAVMWAKSDEKDARRRDRRVDKDGDVEMDEYNQMLAKMAEQDKD; from the coding sequence GTGACCGCCACCGCCCCCCGCAGCACCCCCGGAACCGCGCCCGACCGCGTCGCGCAGCCCGCCACCCGGGATGCCGACCTCGCCCCGCGCAACCCCTGGTGGCTCGTCCTCGCGGGGCCCGCGGCCGTCGTCGTCGCGATCCTCTCGGTCGTCGCCGCGGGCGCCTTCTCCGGGGCGTTCCAGGCCCTCGCAGGGTTCGCCGACCCGGGAACGGCCGCGCGGTGGGGACTGCCGATCTCGACGACCCTGACCGAGCTCGCGATCGCCCTGACCATCGGCTCGCTCGTCCTCGCGGCCTGCGTGCTGCCCGCCGGACCGCCGCTGCGCAAGGCGCTCGGGGTCGCCGGCGCCGCCGCGGCCGTGTGGGCCGTGCTCACCGTCGTCCAGACGATCCTGCGCTACTCGGTCCTGTCGAGCATGCCCGTCACGAGCGTGGGCTTCGGCGACCAGCTCGCGGCGTTCGTCACCCAGATCTCGCTGGGCCGCAGCCTCCTCGGCGTGATCGTCGTCGCGGCGCTGACCTCGGCGTGCGCGTTCGCGGTCCGCACCGCGACCGGTGCCCTGTGGACGGCCCTGCTCGCGATCTCGGCCCTCGCGTTCCAGGCCAACACGGGCCACACCGCGGGCGCCGCGAGCCACGAGCTCGCGATCTCCTCGATGTTCCTCCACCTCGGCGGGGCGGCCCTGTGGATCGGGGGGCTCGGGGTGCTCGCGATCGTGCGGCTGCGCGGCGGCCTCGACCGCACGGCCTTCGCGTCCTCGGTCTCGCGCTACTCCTCGATCGCGGGGTGGTCGTTCGTCGCCGTCGCCGTCTCGGGCGTCGCGAACGCCTGGATCCGCCTCGGCGGCGTCGCCGGGCTGAGCACCGACTACGGCGTGCTCATCCTCACCAAGGTCGGCCTCATCGTGGTGCTCGGCGCGATCGGGTTCGCGCACCGTGAGCTCGTCGTGCGCCGGCTCCAGGGCGTGGGCGGTCCCGCCCGCGGCCCGCGCACGACCAGCACGTCCGCCGGGACGGCCACCGCGACGGGCGAGCAGGGAGCGGCGGCGGGCTCCGCCGTCGGGCCGGGGAAGAACGCCGGCCCGGGGGCCACCGGTCAGCGCGGCCCGGCCGCCGCCGGGAAGGGTCGACCGCAGGCCGCGGCCGAGAAGGCCGCGACCTGGCTGTTCTGGCGGCTCGTCGCGGTCGAGCTGCTCGTCATGGGTGCGGTGTCGGGCGTGGCCGTCGCGCTCGGTTCCACCGCACCCCCCGTACCGGACGAGCCCATCGCGCTGCCGACGCCCGCCGAGCTCGTGACCGGTCACCCGCTGCCTCCCGAGCCGGACCTCGGACGCTGGTTCACCGAGTGGCGCTGGGACCTGCTGCCCGCGTTCGCGTGCGTCGCGGCCCTCGTCGTGTACCTGCGCTGGGTGCGCCGGCTCGCGAAGCGGGGCGACAGGTGGCCGATCGGGCGGACGATCTCGTGGACGCTCGGCATCGTCGTCCTGTTCTGGGTCACCAACGGTGGGCCCGCGGTCTACGGGCACGTGCTGTTCAGCGCGCACATGGTCCAGCACATGGTGCTCGCGATGGTCGTGCCCATCTTCCTGGTGCTCGCCGCGCCCGTGACCCTGCTGCTGCGGGCCGTGCCCGTGCGCAAGGACGGCTCGCGCGGCCCCCGCGAGTGGGTGCTCGCGCTCGTCACGTCGAGGTGGGGGCAGTTCTTCGCCAACCCGATCGTCGCGGCGATCAACTTCGCCGGGTCGATGATCGTCTTCTACTACACGCCCGCGTTCGAGCTCGCGATGACGACGTACGTCGGGCACCTCGCGATGATCCTGCACTTCACGCTCGCCGGGTACCTGTTCGCGAACGCCCTCGTCGGGATCGACCCCGGACCGCAGCGGCCCGGCTGGCCCCAACGGCTGCTGCTCCTGCTCGTGACCATGGCGTTCCACGCGTTCTTCGGGGTGTCGCTCACGACCGGGACGCAGCTCCTCGTGCCCGAGTGGTTCGGGCTCATGGGCCACGACTGGGGGATCACCGCGATCGCCGACCAGCAGCGCGGTGGCGGCGTCGCGTGGGGCATCGGGGAGCTGCCGACGCTGTCGCTCGCGATCGTCGTCGCGGTCATGTGGGCGAAGTCCGACGAGAAGGACGCCAGGCGCCGCGACCGCCGGGTCGACAAGGACGGCGACGTCGAGATGGACGAGTACAACCAGATGCTCGCGAAGATGGCGGAGCAGGACAAGGACTGA